In one window of Vibrio sp. JC009 DNA:
- a CDS encoding DUF2850 domain-containing protein: MFEKESSWVEQESQQLKKAIVLVGGLLLLLVLGAGSVLLNRYIEKQEYQNKVQIYGEWIEQGVPHFARDRFIVREEGIYVEERIVDTKYTFNGRELRYHYEGKEFVYKVKNEEMTELQRVAPVHYQSTFRLKGTEEPDTEEMAEESELLAN; this comes from the coding sequence ATGTTCGAGAAAGAGAGTAGTTGGGTGGAACAGGAATCTCAGCAGTTAAAAAAAGCGATAGTGCTTGTGGGTGGTCTGCTTCTTCTGCTTGTTTTGGGCGCGGGAAGTGTTCTGCTTAACCGCTATATTGAAAAGCAGGAGTATCAGAATAAGGTTCAGATCTACGGTGAGTGGATCGAGCAGGGTGTGCCACACTTTGCCAGAGACCGGTTTATCGTCCGCGAAGAGGGTATCTACGTGGAAGAGAGAATTGTTGATACTAAATATACATTTAACGGACGCGAGCTCAGATATCACTATGAAGGCAAAGAGTTTGTCTATAAAGTAAAAAATGAAGAAATGACAGAGTTGCAGAGAGTGGCTCCGGTCCATTATCAGTCTACCTTTCGCTTAAAGGGAACAGAGGAGCCGGACACAGAAGAGATGGCTGAAGAGTCAGAGCTATTGGCTAACTAA
- the mltA gene encoding murein transglycosylase A, which produces MEKSVLKTFIPLLCVSLLFGCARPTDRGQQYFDTEFRNTLNQVGTVESDQPRDFTAFEKQAEQVVTNSPSLAEKYQPLYEQLNAWIVQSGDPSELANFGVQFAQLGGGDKQGNVLFTGYFSPVIELRHEADDKFKYPLYAKPECSDDCPTRAQIYDGAFDGLGLELGYAANMIDPFIMEVQGSGFVHFEDDDTLQYFAYGGKNKKPYVSIGKVLIERGEVPRAKMSLKAIKEWVLANDEETVQELLEQNPSFVFFLPREDAAVRGTAGIPLLPMSAVAADRDYIPMGTPLLAEVPLLKPDGTWSGVHELKLLIALDTGGAVKQNHLDYYHGMGPRAGTEAGHYKHFGRVWKLGLENTFSEMPWLMQKPQK; this is translated from the coding sequence ATGGAAAAATCAGTGCTTAAAACTTTTATTCCCCTTTTATGCGTTTCACTACTTTTTGGTTGTGCGCGCCCTACCGATCGCGGACAGCAGTATTTCGATACCGAATTTCGCAATACGCTGAATCAAGTCGGGACAGTTGAATCTGACCAGCCACGGGATTTTACCGCTTTCGAAAAACAGGCTGAGCAGGTCGTGACAAACTCACCTTCACTGGCAGAAAAATACCAGCCTTTGTATGAACAGCTGAATGCCTGGATTGTGCAAAGTGGCGACCCGTCTGAGCTGGCGAATTTCGGTGTTCAGTTTGCCCAGCTAGGAGGTGGAGACAAGCAGGGAAATGTTCTGTTTACCGGTTATTTTTCACCGGTTATCGAACTGCGTCATGAAGCTGATGACAAGTTTAAATACCCGCTGTATGCCAAGCCTGAGTGTAGCGATGACTGTCCGACCCGAGCGCAAATCTATGACGGTGCTTTTGATGGCTTAGGACTTGAGCTGGGTTATGCGGCCAATATGATCGACCCTTTTATTATGGAAGTGCAGGGCAGTGGCTTTGTTCATTTTGAAGATGATGACACGCTCCAGTACTTTGCCTATGGCGGTAAAAACAAGAAGCCTTATGTCAGCATAGGTAAGGTGCTGATTGAAAGAGGGGAAGTGCCGCGGGCTAAAATGTCGCTGAAAGCCATTAAAGAGTGGGTTCTGGCAAATGATGAGGAAACCGTTCAGGAGCTGCTTGAGCAGAACCCTTCATTTGTCTTCTTTCTGCCAAGGGAAGATGCCGCTGTGCGCGGGACCGCAGGCATTCCCTTACTGCCAATGTCGGCTGTAGCGGCAGACAGAGATTATATTCCTATGGGTACCCCTTTGCTGGCTGAAGTACCTCTGCTTAAGCCGGATGGCACATGGAGTGGCGTTCATGAGCTGAAACTGCTGATAGCTCTGGATACCGGCGGTGCGGTTAAGCAGAACCATCTTGATTACTATCACGGTATGGGCCCGAGAGCGGGAACCGAAGCCGGGCACTATAAGCACTTTGGCAGAGTCTGGAAACTGGGGCTGGAAAACACCTTTTCTGAGATGCCCTGGCTGATGCAAAAGCCACAAAAGTAA
- the argA gene encoding amino-acid N-acetyltransferase: MKIRSTQLVKGFRQSTPYVNAHRDKTMVIMLGGEAFEAANFTNIISDIALLHSLGVKIVLVHGARSQINHILGQNGHTTPYHKGIRVTDEHALNLVMQAAGQLQLCITARLSMNLNNTPMAGTQLNVVSGNFIVAQPLGVDDGIDYCHSGKVRRVDVEAINQVLDQGSIALVGPVAGSVTGEAFNLLSEEVATQIAIRLKADKLVGFCSEQGILDEEGEVIAELFPSEAEKILKKVEQELDHSKDSSTGTLRFLRGAISACRAGVPRSHLISYNIDGALIQELFSFDGIGTQVVMASAEQIRSAQIDDIGGILNLIRPLEEQGILVRRSREQLEQEIHKFTIIEKDGLIIGCAALYTYTEDKMAEMACVAIHPDYRDGNRGLVLLNSVKQRSKSLGIERVFVLTTHSLHWFREQGFYEIQVSDLPMEKQDLYNLQRRSKILALDV; this comes from the coding sequence ATGAAGATTCGAAGCACCCAACTTGTAAAAGGTTTCAGGCAATCCACACCCTATGTTAATGCTCACCGGGATAAAACCATGGTGATCATGCTGGGCGGAGAAGCCTTTGAAGCAGCAAATTTTACGAACATTATCAGTGACATTGCGCTACTACACAGCCTGGGTGTAAAAATCGTGTTGGTTCATGGAGCAAGATCGCAAATTAACCACATACTCGGGCAAAATGGACATACAACCCCTTACCACAAAGGTATTCGGGTTACCGACGAACATGCTTTGAATCTGGTGATGCAGGCCGCAGGTCAACTGCAACTTTGTATTACAGCCCGTCTGTCAATGAACCTGAACAACACCCCTATGGCCGGTACTCAACTGAATGTAGTCAGCGGGAACTTTATTGTGGCCCAGCCACTGGGAGTGGATGACGGCATAGATTACTGTCACAGCGGTAAAGTTCGCAGAGTGGATGTGGAAGCTATCAATCAGGTTCTGGATCAGGGCTCAATTGCCCTTGTTGGCCCGGTTGCAGGTTCCGTTACCGGTGAGGCCTTTAACCTGCTTTCGGAAGAAGTCGCCACTCAGATAGCCATCCGCCTTAAAGCCGATAAGTTAGTGGGCTTTTGCTCTGAGCAAGGTATTCTGGACGAAGAAGGGGAAGTTATCGCTGAATTATTCCCTAGTGAAGCAGAAAAAATACTTAAAAAAGTGGAGCAGGAACTGGATCACTCCAAAGACAGCAGCACAGGCACCCTTCGCTTTTTACGCGGTGCCATTTCAGCCTGCCGTGCCGGTGTTCCAAGAAGCCACCTTATCAGCTACAACATTGATGGCGCGCTGATTCAGGAGCTGTTCTCCTTTGATGGTATTGGTACTCAGGTTGTTATGGCCAGTGCCGAGCAGATCCGCAGTGCTCAGATCGATGATATCGGTGGTATCCTGAACCTGATCCGTCCACTTGAAGAGCAGGGAATTCTGGTACGCCGCTCCAGGGAGCAGCTTGAGCAGGAAATCCATAAATTCACCATTATTGAAAAAGATGGCCTGATCATCGGCTGTGCCGCTCTTTATACCTACACAGAAGACAAGATGGCCGAAATGGCTTGTGTGGCTATTCATCCTGACTACCGGGACGGAAACCGTGGCCTGGTGCTGTTAAACAGCGTTAAGCAACGCTCTAAATCTCTGGGCATCGAAAGAGTCTTTGTACTGACCACTCACAGCCTTCACTGGTTCAGGGAGCAGGGCTTCTACGAAATTCAGGTTTCCGATCTGCCGATGGAAAAGCAGGATCTGTATAACCTGCAAAGACGCTCAAAAATACTGGCTCTGGACGTCTGA
- the csdE gene encoding cysteine desulfurase sulfur acceptor subunit CsdE: MTFPTSPFPSEITTNDIVSAMSSCHSWEDKYRKVIQWSKKLPKMPDELKTEELMVAGCESQIWLVSKFEDGKWHFCADSDARIVRGLIALVMAAYNEKTAEEIQTFDIDGYFEQLGLIEHLSASRGNGLRAIVDKIKQLSNITP; the protein is encoded by the coding sequence ATGACCTTCCCAACCTCCCCATTCCCTTCCGAAATCACCACCAACGACATAGTTTCAGCCATGTCCTCCTGTCATTCCTGGGAAGACAAGTATCGCAAGGTTATTCAGTGGTCTAAAAAGCTGCCAAAGATGCCTGATGAACTCAAAACTGAGGAGCTGATGGTTGCTGGCTGTGAAAGTCAGATCTGGCTGGTAAGTAAGTTTGAAGACGGAAAGTGGCACTTCTGCGCAGATTCAGATGCCCGTATTGTGCGTGGTCTGATTGCTTTGGTAATGGCTGCTTATAATGAGAAAACAGCGGAAGAGATTCAGACGTTTGATATTGATGGCTATTTTGAACAGCTAGGGTTGATTGAGCATTTGAGTGCGTCGAGAGGGAATGGGCTTAGGGCTATCGTTGATAAAATTAAACAACTGAGTAATATAACCCCATAA
- a CDS encoding peptidase U32 family protein, translating into MELLCPAGNLPALKTAIDCGADAVYIGFKDDTNARHFAGLNFTGKKLERAVQYVRDHNRKLHVALNTFAHPDGFERWTKAVDNAAAMGVDALIVADIAILEYAATRYPDLELHLSVQASATNSSAVRFYRDNFNVKRVVLPRVLSIHQVKQLSRNIPEGVELEVFAFGSLCIMSEGRCYLSSYMTGESPNTVGACSPAKYVRWQETESGLESRLNDILIDKYAPGENAGYPTLCKGRFDVTLDGETKRYHALEEPTSLNTLSLLPELFAANVASVKIEGRQRSPAYVEQVTRTWRAAIDAYLANPEAYQVKDAWNAALANVSEGTQTTLGAYHRKWQ; encoded by the coding sequence ATGGAACTTTTATGTCCGGCAGGAAACCTGCCTGCACTGAAAACAGCAATTGACTGCGGAGCCGATGCGGTTTATATCGGCTTTAAAGATGACACCAACGCCCGCCATTTCGCCGGCCTGAATTTCACCGGAAAGAAACTGGAAAGAGCGGTCCAGTATGTACGTGATCACAACAGAAAACTGCATGTGGCACTGAATACTTTCGCGCATCCGGACGGTTTTGAACGTTGGACCAAAGCGGTGGATAACGCGGCTGCCATGGGTGTCGATGCCCTGATTGTCGCCGATATTGCCATTCTGGAATATGCGGCAACCCGCTATCCGGATCTGGAGCTGCATCTGTCTGTTCAGGCATCAGCCACCAACTCGTCTGCCGTCCGGTTCTACCGGGATAACTTCAATGTTAAACGGGTTGTTCTGCCGCGTGTACTTTCCATTCATCAGGTAAAACAGCTGTCACGCAATATCCCTGAAGGCGTTGAGCTGGAAGTTTTTGCTTTCGGCAGTCTTTGTATTATGTCTGAGGGCCGTTGCTATCTTTCATCCTATATGACGGGTGAATCACCGAACACGGTTGGGGCCTGCTCTCCGGCTAAATATGTACGCTGGCAGGAAACGGAAAGCGGCCTTGAGTCGCGCCTGAACGACATACTGATTGATAAATATGCTCCGGGTGAGAACGCAGGTTATCCGACACTGTGCAAAGGCCGTTTTGATGTCACTTTAGATGGCGAAACCAAGCGTTATCACGCACTAGAAGAGCCAACCAGCCTGAATACGCTTTCCCTTCTGCCAGAGCTTTTTGCTGCCAATGTTGCTTCAGTTAAAATTGAAGGCAGACAACGAAGTCCGGCTTACGTCGAGCAGGTCACCAGAACCTGGAGAGCGGCGATAGATGCCTACCTTGCCAACCCGGAAGCTTATCAGGTGAAAGATGCCTGGAACGCCGCTCTGGCAAACGTATCAGAGGGTACTCAGACCACCCTTGGTGCTTATCACCGTAAATGGCAGTAA
- a CDS encoding U32 family peptidase, which produces MKYALGPLLYFWPKQDVEAFYNKAKASNADIIYLGESVCSKRREMKLPHWLDIAKELSSAGKQVVLSTMALLEAPSEVNAMKKYIDNGEFAIEANDVSAIQLAFEKKVPFVVGPAVNAYNAHTLKLFLKQGMTRWCMPVELSRDWLSNTLIQCEELDIRNKFEVEVFSHGYLPLAYSARCFTARAENRPKDECETCCINYPTGLQVSSQEGQSVFNLNGIQTQSGYCYNLINDLKSMKGLVDVVRLSPLGVETFSQLDSFRANEGGNNPVTIADRQCNGYWHQLAGLEVK; this is translated from the coding sequence ATGAAATATGCGCTTGGCCCGCTTCTCTATTTCTGGCCAAAACAGGATGTGGAAGCTTTTTACAATAAAGCGAAGGCATCAAATGCAGACATCATCTACCTTGGTGAGTCTGTCTGTTCAAAGCGACGAGAAATGAAACTCCCGCACTGGCTGGATATCGCCAAAGAGCTCTCTTCGGCAGGAAAACAGGTGGTACTTTCCACCATGGCGCTGCTTGAAGCGCCAAGTGAAGTCAATGCGATGAAAAAGTACATCGACAATGGCGAGTTTGCCATTGAAGCCAATGATGTCTCCGCGATTCAGCTGGCCTTTGAGAAGAAGGTGCCTTTTGTCGTCGGCCCGGCAGTAAACGCCTACAATGCTCATACACTTAAGCTATTCCTGAAACAGGGAATGACCCGCTGGTGTATGCCGGTAGAGCTTTCCAGAGACTGGCTGAGCAATACCCTGATTCAGTGTGAAGAGTTGGATATCCGCAATAAGTTTGAAGTAGAAGTCTTCAGCCACGGCTACCTGCCTCTGGCCTATTCAGCCCGCTGCTTCACAGCCCGCGCTGAAAACCGCCCTAAGGATGAGTGCGAAACCTGCTGCATCAATTATCCCACAGGACTTCAGGTTTCCAGTCAGGAGGGCCAGTCGGTATTCAACCTAAACGGCATCCAGACTCAGTCCGGTTACTGCTACAACCTGATCAACGACCTAAAGAGCATGAAAGGACTGGTTGATGTTGTCAGGCTAAGTCCGCTTGGCGTTGAGACCTTCTCACAACTTGACAGCTTCCGAGCCAATGAAGGCGGCAACAACCCGGTTACGATTGCTGACAGGCAGTGTAATGGGTATTGGCATCAGTTGGCGGGGTTGGAGGTTAAGTAA
- the recD gene encoding exodeoxyribonuclease V subunit alpha, whose protein sequence is MLNLLQSLAQRGAIRQLDYQFARFIASHESDNPQAIGFIAGVLSAELSKGHICMTPLEFNFVAALGLYGESARQLSQQVGGCNWAELLEESSVVGGEGDSLPLIFDGKRLYLQRYWHYEMKVAEKLQQLSEPLELKNEEVTALRSTLDNLFKRQYHYLFYALQEKQTTQIERQQLVCDYLDVVLPEQIDWSAVDSVLIQATDSEQLAGLDKLVPLHVCMSWQKVAAAVALNQRLAVISGGPGTGKTTTVAKLLAVIADHSRSGGKTMNIKLVAPTGKAAARLTESLGNALRELPVSDEVKALIPTEAGTIHRLLGAVPNRAEFRHNQANPLHLDLLVVDEASMVDLPMMYKLLDALPQHARLVLLGDKDQLSSVEAGAVLGDICSMGQSGYSQQQGHKLSLLTGFAQFRTGMSAGVVSDSLCMLQKSYRFDARSGIGQLAKAVNRGASSGLSGICNRFKDIDYLPLDESSYKQMLKISCDNYTSYLKLVSDNSDDEQTDIKAKSALKQFSRFRVLCAVREGDFGVAGLNQRIEKELARKGLIYPGEDVWYPGRPVMITRNDYSTGLYNGDIGICLLSKENSELKMKVYFELPDGEIKAVLPSRVPDHETAYAMTIHKSQGSEFENPLILLPGEYLPVLTRELIYTGITRAKKTLTLVGDSSVLVKSVNTRTERMSGLMDKLN, encoded by the coding sequence ATGCTTAATCTTCTGCAATCTCTTGCTCAGAGAGGAGCAATTCGCCAGCTTGATTATCAGTTTGCCAGGTTTATTGCATCCCATGAAAGCGACAATCCGCAAGCTATCGGCTTTATTGCAGGTGTGCTGAGTGCCGAGCTTTCAAAGGGGCATATCTGCATGACTCCGCTGGAGTTTAACTTTGTGGCTGCCCTTGGTTTGTATGGGGAAAGTGCAAGGCAGCTTTCGCAACAGGTAGGTGGCTGTAACTGGGCTGAATTACTGGAAGAATCTTCAGTTGTGGGCGGTGAGGGTGACTCTCTGCCTCTGATATTCGACGGAAAACGCCTTTACCTGCAGCGCTACTGGCACTACGAAATGAAGGTGGCAGAAAAGCTGCAACAACTTAGTGAGCCACTGGAACTAAAAAACGAAGAGGTCACTGCTCTGCGCAGCACTCTGGATAATCTGTTTAAACGCCAGTATCACTACCTTTTTTATGCGCTTCAGGAGAAGCAGACCACTCAGATAGAACGTCAGCAATTGGTTTGTGATTATCTGGATGTTGTATTACCTGAGCAGATCGACTGGTCAGCGGTAGATTCTGTTCTGATTCAGGCAACGGATAGCGAACAGCTTGCCGGACTGGATAAACTCGTCCCACTTCATGTCTGTATGAGCTGGCAGAAAGTGGCAGCAGCTGTTGCGCTCAATCAGCGTCTGGCGGTGATTTCAGGTGGTCCGGGAACCGGTAAGACAACCACGGTTGCTAAGCTGTTGGCAGTGATCGCGGATCATAGCCGTAGTGGCGGAAAAACCATGAATATCAAGCTGGTAGCACCAACGGGTAAAGCGGCTGCAAGGCTGACGGAATCGCTGGGTAACGCATTAAGAGAGCTGCCGGTTAGTGATGAAGTGAAAGCGCTGATTCCCACCGAGGCCGGAACCATTCACCGTTTATTGGGTGCGGTTCCTAACCGGGCTGAATTCAGGCATAACCAGGCTAACCCTCTTCATCTGGATCTGCTGGTGGTGGATGAGGCCTCCATGGTGGATTTGCCAATGATGTACAAGCTGCTTGATGCCTTGCCACAACATGCCCGCCTGGTCCTGCTTGGTGATAAAGACCAGCTCTCTTCGGTTGAGGCCGGGGCTGTGCTTGGCGATATCTGCTCTATGGGGCAGTCCGGGTACAGTCAGCAGCAGGGGCATAAGTTATCCCTGTTAACCGGCTTTGCTCAGTTCAGAACCGGTATGTCTGCCGGTGTGGTTTCAGATTCGCTTTGTATGTTGCAAAAGAGCTACCGCTTTGATGCCCGCTCGGGGATTGGTCAACTGGCGAAGGCAGTAAACCGGGGGGCAAGCTCTGGACTAAGCGGTATCTGCAATAGATTTAAAGATATTGACTATCTGCCTCTGGATGAAAGCAGCTACAAGCAGATGTTAAAGATAAGCTGTGATAATTACACTTCATACCTGAAGCTGGTGAGCGACAATTCAGATGATGAGCAGACCGATATAAAAGCCAAAAGTGCACTGAAGCAGTTTAGCCGTTTCCGGGTGCTTTGCGCGGTAAGGGAAGGGGACTTTGGTGTTGCCGGTTTAAATCAGCGTATAGAGAAAGAGTTAGCCCGAAAAGGTCTTATTTATCCGGGAGAAGATGTCTGGTATCCGGGCAGACCCGTTATGATCACCAGAAATGATTATTCCACCGGACTTTATAATGGTGATATTGGTATCTGCCTGTTAAGTAAGGAAAACTCCGAGCTGAAAATGAAAGTGTATTTTGAGCTGCCTGATGGTGAAATTAAGGCTGTGCTTCCAAGCCGGGTTCCGGATCATGAAACGGCTTATGCAATGACAATACACAAATCTCAGGGCAGTGAGTTTGAAAATCCGTTGATTTTGCTGCCGGGTGAATACCTGCCGGTACTGACCAGAGAGCTGATTTATACCGGTATAACCAGAGCGAAAAAAACGCTGACTTTGGTTGGAGACAGTTCCGTACTGGTAAAAAGCGTCAATACCAGAACAGAGAGAATGAGTGGTTTAATGGATAAGCTGAACTAA
- the tcdA gene encoding tRNA cyclic N6-threonylcarbamoyladenosine(37) synthase TcdA, whose product MRELTTPASESYDQRFGGTRRLYGNSEVEILRAAHVCVVGIGGVGSWAVEALARSGIGELTLIDMDDVCVTNINRQIHAMTGTVGQAKVEVMAERVKLINPDCKVNLIDDFITPENVGEYITKEFDYVLDAIDSVKPKAALLAYCKRNKIKVIATGGAGGQTDPTQIQVADLARTIQDPLAKKIKDNLRRFYNFSKNPQRKFGIDCVFSTEQLKYPQPDGSVCSTKATAEGPKKMDCAAGFGAATVVTATFGFVAVSRIIEKLIAKHS is encoded by the coding sequence ATGCGTGAACTGACAACCCCGGCATCAGAATCTTACGACCAGCGATTTGGCGGCACCAGACGCCTGTATGGTAATAGCGAAGTGGAGATTTTGCGCGCGGCTCACGTTTGTGTTGTCGGCATTGGTGGTGTGGGCTCCTGGGCGGTGGAAGCTCTGGCAAGAAGTGGTATTGGTGAACTGACGCTTATCGATATGGATGATGTCTGTGTAACCAATATTAACCGCCAGATCCATGCGATGACAGGCACAGTCGGTCAGGCAAAAGTGGAAGTGATGGCTGAGCGGGTAAAACTGATTAACCCGGATTGCAAAGTGAATCTGATTGATGATTTCATCACTCCTGAAAATGTCGGCGAGTACATTACCAAAGAGTTCGACTATGTTCTTGATGCCATCGATAGCGTAAAGCCAAAAGCAGCACTGCTGGCTTACTGCAAAAGAAACAAGATCAAGGTGATTGCTACCGGAGGCGCCGGAGGCCAGACCGATCCGACTCAGATTCAGGTAGCCGATCTGGCGCGCACTATTCAGGACCCGCTGGCAAAAAAAATCAAAGATAACCTGCGCCGCTTCTATAATTTCAGTAAGAACCCGCAACGCAAATTCGGTATCGACTGCGTATTCTCAACCGAGCAGTTAAAATACCCGCAACCAGACGGTTCGGTCTGCTCAACCAAAGCCACCGCAGAAGGACCAAAGAAAATGGACTGCGCGGCAGGGTTTGGCGCTGCGACTGTGGTTACGGCTACCTTTGGGTTTGTGGCGGTTTCTAGGATTATTGAGAAGTTGATAGCTAAGCATAGTTAA